AGTTCTAAGGCTTCtgtaaattttcgataaaaGATCCCACGCTGAGGTAAGTATTGTCTTGAAGTATTCGATGATTTGAAGCaaggaaatgaataaaaataactcTAGATGAATAAAGATACTCTAAGAAAGCTTACCTTTCTAAACTAATGATGTAAAAGTCTTCATAGTTGTTTATTTGAGCACTTTACACGTGTTTTGAGCACAATCAcacacgaatttttttcaaaaaaatttacacatttaCCATGGTTTAATCAATCGAGAACTGATATTTCATAAAAGCAAAAATTACCGACACAATTTCATCGAATTATTCTACACAAAATTagtattaataataaaaataatcccTCGAACTTTTTAATACTTTCGGCAAAAagttcacttttcacttttctgtcacaattttttaaaagtaaaaaagtgATAACAAAGTTTGCATTTGTAGTGGAGATCGTCGTAGAGAACACAAATGTACCGAGGGAATGTTCATCTTGGAAAATTTAACGAACAAAATGCATCGAATAATTAGAAATgtgttgaattattaatttatttttactcgagACGTCattcaaatgtattttttaccaaaatttatcggGAAAATGTAAATTCGTAAATAAATTTGcaaaaggaaaattttcttgGAAGGTAAACTTTGTTTCGTAGTGTTGGCCAAACTGCTGTTATCATCAAATATCTTCATTTTGATTGGTTGTAATAGTGATTTCGTCACGTAGACGAACATTGCCGAACAGCTGATTGTAGGAAAATGATAACAGcgttctttttttaattttttaaaaaaatactgagaaaaatcagaaacgtgtacaattttgaccaaaacgggtatttttttgcaatgaaaaatgACGAGGAAGATGACAAGATGATTACTTCACACTTTCATAGTTTGTAGTTCGAAATTCATACCAATATtcgttcaaaaacttgaaaagggAATGCCTTCCTTAGGTACATCTGTCAATAAAGAAtcaggggttgaaactgttaaaaaccccaaaaccaaaaatgaaggaaaaaccaaatataaatctgttttgtgcaaaactcaaaaccaaaaataaaaaatatttggtcaaaacaattaaccaaaaaaccaaatataaaatAAGAAACAGTCATGAACCAAAACTCAAAACCAGAAATAATCCTTGCTGGTTAttggttttttctgttttttttttttttttttttacatttttttcgccattaaaattgaaaataattataaatcaGAATTTCATGTTGCTGTTTTGATTTGCAATTGCAGGTATtgatcgtgaaaattgaaaaaaaaactaaataaatttgGAATGGTTTTCTCTTTATTTGCAGAATTGATTGATCATcaaatgatcaaaatgaaaaaaatccaagttttgttttttaaaaaattttaatgtttatttcgtcagcattaaatttgaaaaacattggaCTTCACCTCATTGCCAGTATTATCAAGTGTACTTATACTTATGTAATGTTTTGCATGTTTATTAGTAGAATTCTACTAATAAACGTGCTTGTATTCGTTTCTATGTATTTAGAAACGAATACAATTAATCAATTATACTATTATACTAATGTCTAATACTAATACTAAACTTCCCAGAATTCAGCAGCATAATGCcttggtaagaaaaaaaaaaaaaacaaaaaaaaaactgaaaactaaaaccaaaaactcgaaaaaccaaatacaagtatggaaaaactgaaaccaaaaactcgaaaaccaaatataaaaagtgaacaaaaccaaaaaccaaaaaaccaattatcaaaagctgaaaactgaaaccaaaccaaaaaccaaaaatcaattttcaatcagtttcaaCCCCTGTAAAGAATTGAGATGAGATCATTCTGATCTTGAGAGTTGAgatcttatttttttgagtacctatctaCTAAATTATCATATTTTGGCAATTGTTTTACGTCTTAATTAAAACTATGCGCAGTGTTTCGTATCATTCTATCATTTCTATCTATCCTAGATCCAATTTCAGATAGATTACATTACGTAGAAAGAGTGTGAAACACAAAATTGTATCACGATACCAACCAACTACTTGTATATGTGATAAATGTTCAATCTCAATAGCATAACCCATCACTCTTGATGGTTTTGACTTCTTGAGTAATTCTTAGAAACAATCAATTTACCTACTCCGTTCGTAGATgcataatttttcgatattttaaaaaatataataaaaactGCAATGACGTAAATGACAATAACATTTAGCTTAATTTTTCTTGCATTGTCTCTATTTTGTATTTAATGATATGCTCAACATTATTTTAGATACCGGTAATTGAACGGATGAACCAGTTGGGTATATtctattcataaattttaatgaGAGACAACTCTGGCCTTCAAGacgataaaaattcataatatgtAATTAATCCTAGTTCCGAAAATACGCGGAATacacgcgattttttttcagcttacctattttaaaaaatcgcgagGTAATGCTTCATTGAAATGAGATAAAAACTCGTGCAAATATCAGCAAAAAGACCAATTAGGCAGCTCGTATCAgtagaaaatgatgaaataatttttcaacttgcagtacctactcgaaatatcttgaaaattctaTGGTGAACCATAAAAATTATGGAATCACGTTACGTATCATGAATTTAGTATTTTCGCCAAGTCAACACTGGAGATTACAAAcactttattatttttcgttgaaaaacaCAGCACAGTTGAGTCCTGAAACACACCGGtgttcttgaaatattttacgattatcgttcattttttacgtttaatTTTCGGTGAAATAGCTagttttttataataattccGCAGTCATGTTGATCACGTTGGATATAAACGAAATGGTATTCAAATCCTTTCTATTTTACGCTTCTATTTTAGTAGGCAAAACGATGATAATGTCACCACTTACTGCTAGATGGAGATTCAAAAAACGAGTAAGTTTTGCCTAAAtactgtattatttttttcataattctacGTCGAGGGAAGAATATACCTGAATGTGTGATTATAGGTGTTCATCAGCTCAGAAGATGCTCTCCTGAGAGGTTCGCGAGTCGGTTACGATGACGAAGATATCGAAAGAATAAGAAGGTATTATAAAGAACAtcaattttatcgatttatttGTATCATACCTACCTGCATGGATTATGAATTTACAGTTAGAGACGTTAATTAATTTAAacgtaatgttttttttctatacagAGCTCATAGAaacgatatcgaaaacataccaaTGTTCTTATTCGCTGCACTAATGTACATGTTGACAGATCCGGTACCATGGGTTGCCATTAATTTATTCCGGCTGTATACGTTATTGAGATTTATTTATACTTATGTTTATGCTATTCGTGTA
This region of Planococcus citri chromosome 5, ihPlaCitr1.1, whole genome shotgun sequence genomic DNA includes:
- the LOC135846800 gene encoding microsomal glutathione S-transferase 1-like — protein: MLITLDINEMVFKSFLFYASILVGKTMIMSPLTARWRFKKRVFISSEDALLRGSRVGYDDEDIERIRRAHRNDIENIPMFLFAALMYMLTDPVPWVAINLFRLYTLLRFIYTYVYAIRVYPQPTRAIVWGMSYLINWYMIINSTVKFVSL